The Pimelobacter simplex genomic sequence TCAACCCGATCGTGCGCAACCTCCCGATGACCCCGGCCGTGGTCCGACTGCTCGGGCGGACCGGCTTCATGTTCCCGATGGCCGATCCCGAGGCCGCCGCGGTCGGCCTCCAGGAGTTCCTCACCACGCCCGTCGACTGGTACGCCCACCTCGCGATCAGCACCTCGCGCCACCCGCGGGTCCGGCTGAGCAAGATCCAGGTCCCCACGATGTTCGTCTCCGCGACGTACGACGTCCTGGCCGGTGCCCGCGACATGGCCAGCGCCGCGCGCCGGCTCACCGACAACGGCCAGGACAGCGCCTACGTCGAGCTGCGCGGCTCCCACTTCGTCCAGCTCGAGCAGCCCGACCGGGTGCACCGGCTGCTGCTCGAGTTCCTGGAGCACGTCGCGTGACCCGCCGCCCCCGTACCGCCGCCGGGATCGCCGGCGCCGCCGTCCTCGCCCTCGTCGCCGCCGGCTGCAGCCAGGGCGGCAACGAGAGCAAGGTCGACGTCGTCAGCACCGCGAGCGCCGCCCCGACCGGCTCGGTCGTCGACGGCAAGGTGATCTTCACCGTCGACGGCGTCCCCGACGTGGTCGCGACCGTGGCCAGCGGCCTGGACACCCCGTGGGGCCTGGACTTCCTGCCCGACGGGCGTGCGATCGTCACCGAGCGCACCGGCCGGGTCCTGCTCGTCACCGCGCCCGAGGTGAGCGACGGCGAGCCGACCGACCAGGAGGGCGAGGTCGTCGAGGCCGGCCGGATCGCCGAGGCCCAGGCCTCCGGTGAGGCCGGCCTGCTCGGCGTCGCCGTGTCCCCCACCTTCGCCGAGGACGGGCTCGTCTACCTCTACGTCTGCACCGAGGACGACAACCGCGTCGTGCGCGCCACCCTCGACGGCGACCGGCTCGGCACCCCCGAGCCCGTCCTCACCGGCATCCCGACCGGCACCCGCCACGACGGCGGCCGGCTCGCGTTCGGCAGCGACGGCTACCTCTACGTATCGACCGGCGAGACCGGCGACACCGACCTCGCGCGCGACAAGAAGTCCCTGGCCGGCAAGATCCTGCGGATCACCCCCGACGGTGAGCCTGCCCCCGACAACCCGTTCGGCGACGCCGTGTGGTCGTGGGGCCACCGCAACATCGAGGGCCTCGCCTTCGACGACCAGGGCTCGCTGTGGGCCTCGGAGTTCGGCGACCAGACCTCCGACGAGCTCAACCGGATCCTCCCCGGCGCCGACTACGGCTGGCCGCTCGCCGAGGGCGACGAGGGCCCCGACCGGTTCACCCGGCCGGCGCTGACCTGGCCCACCGACGAGGCCTCCCCCGCCGGGCTGGCGTTCTCCGGCGGCTACCTGTGGATGGCCGCGCTGCGCGGCGAGCGGCTGTGGCGGATCAAGGTCGCCGGCGGCGAGGCGAGCGAGCCGACGGCCTACTTCACCGGCAAGGGCGACGAGGCGTCGTACGGGCGGCTGCGGACGGTCGTCCGGGCCCCCGACGGACGGCTCTGGCTCACCACCAGCAACCGCGACGGCCGGGGCGACCCGGGCGCCGACGACGACCGCATCCTGCTCATCGAGCCGTAGCGGCGGGCCTCTCGACCCGGGCCCGCCGGGCCGCGCGGCGCAGCGTGGTGAGCACCGCCGGACCGAGCAGCGCGAGCGCGAGCGCGTTGGTGATCGCCCGGCCGGTGTCCCAGCCGCCGGTCGAGGTCAGCAGTGTGTAGACCACGAAGTGGTGCAGGTTGTCGAGCAGCGGTGCCCCGGGGACGTACGACAGCTCGGTCGAGTCCTGCCCCGGCACCTGTACGCCGGCCATGAACGGCCAGCCCTGGAGGTTCATCAGCAGGCCGTAGAGGTAGGCCGCGACGATGCCGTAGACCACGAGCATCGCGATCTCGCGGCGTCCGGTGACGCGCCGCGGGAGCAGGCCCGCGCCCATGCCGACCCAGGCCGCGACGAGCATCTGGAACGGCAGCCAGGGCCCCACCCCGGCGGTCATCAGGGCCGAGGCGAACAGGGACGTGCAGCCGAGCACGAACCCGAAGCCGGCGCCGAACACCCGGCCCCCGAGGATCAGCAGGAAGAAGACCAGCTCGAGGCCCGCCGTACCGGCGCTGAGGAGGCGGAGCACGGCGTTGACCGCGCTGAGGACGCCGAGGATGGCGAGCACCCGGGCGTCCATGCCGCCCTCGCTGAGCTCGGCCAGGACGACGGCGAGGATCACCGGCAGCAGGCCGAGGAAGAGGAACGGCGGGTCGACCCGCTGGGCGCTCGGGTCGACGTCGAGGAGCAGCGGCCACGACAGCATGAGCAGGCCGATCACCGAGGTGATGCCGAGGACCAGCGTGGAGCGCAGGCTGAGCGGGACCGCGGTGCTCACAGCGCGGCCGCCACGTCGTCGACGCTGAGCCAGCCCGGGCCCAGCACCTTGGTCACCTGGGGCGCGAACGACGGCGACTCCGCGACCCCGCGGGCGACCGGGCCGGCCGAGACGACCTCGCCCTCGGCGAGCACGACCAGGTCGTCGGCCACCTGGGCGACGAACTCGACGTCGTGGGTGGCGACGAGGACGGCGCGCTCGTGGCCGGGCTCGCGGGCCAGGTCGCGCAGCAGCCCGGCGAGGGCGTGCTTGGCCGGGTAGTCCAGGCCGCGGGTCGGCTCGTCGAGCAGCAGCACCGGCGGCCGCGCGGTGAGCACGATCGAGACCGCCAGCGCGAGGCGCTGGCCCTCGGAGAGGTCCCGCGGGTGCTGCTCGGGATCGATGCCGGGAGCGAGCCGGTCGAGCAGGCCCGCGCAGGTGCCCGTGGGCTGGCGCGCGGAGGCGTCGGCGGCGGCGCACTCCTCGGCGACGGTCTCGAGGTAGAGCAGGTCGGCCGGGCTCTGCGGGACCAGCCCGGTCGTCGCCCGGCGCTGCTCCGGCTTGAGGCTCGCCGGCGCCTGGCCGGCGACCTCGACGCTGCCGCCCGTCGGCGTGTGCCGGCCCTGCAGCGTCCACATCAGCGTGGACTTGCCCGCGCCGTTGCGGCCCATCAGCGCGGTGACGGTGCCGGGACGCAGGGTGAGGTCGACCTCGCGGACGGCGGCGGTCCGGCCGTGCGCGACCACGAGACGCCGTACGTCGACGAGGGGGTCGGCGCCGTCGCCGGGCCGCGGACGCGACGGGGGCTCGCCGAGGCGCTCGCGCAGCGCGGGCGCCCGGCGGCGGGCGTCACGGACGGTGAGCGGCAGCGGGTCCCAGCCGGCCAGCCGGCCCAGCTCGACGATCGGCGGCGCGATCGGCGCCGCGCGCAGCACCTCGGCCGGGTCGCCCACCTCGACCGTGCCGCCGCGGCGCAGCAGGCACAGCCGGTCGGCGAACGGCACCACCCGCTCGAGCCGGTGCTCGGCGACGAGCACCGAGACCCCCAGGTCGTGGACCAGCCGGGTCAGCGTGGCCAGGACGTCCTCGGCCGCCGTGGGGTCGAGCGCCGAGGTCGGCTCGTCGAGCACCAGCAGCCGCGGGTGCGCGGTGAGCACCGCGCCGATCGCCACCCGCTGCTGCTGGCCGCCCGAGAGCGTGCGCAGGTCACGGTGGCGCAGGTCGGCGATGCCGAGCAGGTCGAGGGTCTCCTCGACCCGGCGGCGCATCGTCGCGGCCGGGAGGCCGAGCTGCTCCATGCCGAAGGCGAGCTCCTCCTCGACCGTGTCGGTGACGAACCAGGCTGCGGGGTTCTGGCCGACGTACCCGATCGCGTGGGCCCGCTCGCGGGCCGGGAGGTCCACGATGCTCACGCCGTCGAGGAGCACGTCGCCGGTCAGCGTCCCCCCGGTGTAGGACGGCACGAGACCCGCGACCGCGCCCAGCAGGGTCGACTTGCCGACGCCGGTGGGGCCGGCCAGCACGACCAGCTCGCCGTTGTCGATGGTGAGGTCCACGGCGTCGAGGACCGCGGGGGCCGGCGGGTCGTCGTACCGGAAGGTGAGGGCGCGCAGCTCGATCATCCGACCGGCACCGCCTCACGCCGCGCCACGGTCAGCGGCAGCGGCGCCGCCCACACCGGCACCACCGCGACGAGCGCGGCCGCGACGGCCAGCAGGGACAGGCCGGGCGCGGTCAGGACACCGGGGTGCGCGACCTGCGGATCCCAGCGCTGGACGGCCCACATCCCCGCACCTGCGGCGATCCCGGACGCCGCGACGAGCACCTCGGGTAGTCGCCAGCGGTCCGGGCGGTAGCGCGTTCGCCCCACCCGGCGCCCCGCGAGCACGAACCCGCCGAGCGCGACGAGCATGCCCAGCGCCAGCATCGGCACCGCCAGCACGCGCGGCGCCGAGCTGTCGAGGAAGGCGTAGACACCCACGCACACCCCCACCAGACCGGCCAGGATCAGCGCCCCAGTCGCCCGGCGCTGCCCCGGCGTCAGATCACCGGTGCGACCGTAGCCGCGGGCGTCCATGCCGGCGGCCAGCGCGAGCGAGCGGTCGAAGGAGTCCTCGAGGATCGGCACCAGCAGCCGTCGTACGCCACGGATGCGGCGGAACCGCCCCTCCGGCCCACCCCGCAGCTGCTGCGCGGCCCGCACCCGCCGTGCGCTGTCGGCCAGCTGGGGGACGACGCTGATCGCGACCGTCATCGCCGTACCGATCTCGTAGAGGGCGGGCGGCAGCGACTTCATCAGCCGCTTGGGGTTGGCCAGCGCATTGGCGGAGCCCACCGCGATCAGCAGCGTCGCGAGCCGCAGCCCCTCGTAGGTCGCCGCCAGCAGCTCCTCCCGCGTGAACGGCCCCAGCAGCGAGATCCCCGCCGCCCAGTCCGGCAGCGGGATCGACGGCAACGTGAACAGCACGTGCCCGGGCACATCGCCACCGAGCACGATCCGGAACACGATCCGGACCACCAGCGTGATCGCCCCGAGCCAGACGTAGAGCCGGAACGACCGCGCCCAGGGCTGGTCGGAGCGGCAGGTGAGGACGACGAGGGTCATCGTGGCGAGGAGGCCGAGGAGCAGCAGCGGGTTCGTCGTACAGGAGGACGCGACGGCCAGCCCCACCGCCCACGTCCACCACGCCACGGGATGCAGGTCCCGCGACAGCCTCATCGCCGTACCGCCACGGGTCAGCCCCGGCGGCGCAGGATCGGCACGGCCGCGGCGCCACCCAGCACGACGACCGCGAGGACCGCCCCGAGCCAGACGGGGAAGCCGCCGCCGTCGGTGTCGTCACCCGACGCCCGATCGCTGCCGGAGGGCGGCCCGTCGGTGATCTCGTCGATCGACGGCACGTCGCCGGTGCCGGGGTCGGTCGGGACCGGCGCACCGGAGGTCGCGCTCGCCGGGTCGCTCGGCGTCGTCGTGGGACTCGCACTCGCCGAGTCCGACGCCGAGGAGGACGCCGACGGCGAGGCCGAGGTCGACGCGGTCGG encodes the following:
- a CDS encoding PQQ-dependent sugar dehydrogenase, yielding MTRRPRTAAGIAGAAVLALVAAGCSQGGNESKVDVVSTASAAPTGSVVDGKVIFTVDGVPDVVATVASGLDTPWGLDFLPDGRAIVTERTGRVLLVTAPEVSDGEPTDQEGEVVEAGRIAEAQASGEAGLLGVAVSPTFAEDGLVYLYVCTEDDNRVVRATLDGDRLGTPEPVLTGIPTGTRHDGGRLAFGSDGYLYVSTGETGDTDLARDKKSLAGKILRITPDGEPAPDNPFGDAVWSWGHRNIEGLAFDDQGSLWASEFGDQTSDELNRILPGADYGWPLAEGDEGPDRFTRPALTWPTDEASPAGLAFSGGYLWMAALRGERLWRIKVAGGEASEPTAYFTGKGDEASYGRLRTVVRAPDGRLWLTTSNRDGRGDPGADDDRILLIEP
- a CDS encoding ECF transporter S component, which gives rise to MSTAVPLSLRSTLVLGITSVIGLLMLSWPLLLDVDPSAQRVDPPFLFLGLLPVILAVVLAELSEGGMDARVLAILGVLSAVNAVLRLLSAGTAGLELVFFLLILGGRVFGAGFGFVLGCTSLFASALMTAGVGPWLPFQMLVAAWVGMGAGLLPRRVTGRREIAMLVVYGIVAAYLYGLLMNLQGWPFMAGVQVPGQDSTELSYVPGAPLLDNLHHFVVYTLLTSTGGWDTGRAITNALALALLGPAVLTTLRRAARRARVERPAATAR
- a CDS encoding ABC transporter ATP-binding protein → MIELRALTFRYDDPPAPAVLDAVDLTIDNGELVVLAGPTGVGKSTLLGAVAGLVPSYTGGTLTGDVLLDGVSIVDLPARERAHAIGYVGQNPAAWFVTDTVEEELAFGMEQLGLPAATMRRRVEETLDLLGIADLRHRDLRTLSGGQQQRVAIGAVLTAHPRLLVLDEPTSALDPTAAEDVLATLTRLVHDLGVSVLVAEHRLERVVPFADRLCLLRRGGTVEVGDPAEVLRAAPIAPPIVELGRLAGWDPLPLTVRDARRRAPALRERLGEPPSRPRPGDGADPLVDVRRLVVAHGRTAAVREVDLTLRPGTVTALMGRNGAGKSTLMWTLQGRHTPTGGSVEVAGQAPASLKPEQRRATTGLVPQSPADLLYLETVAEECAAADASARQPTGTCAGLLDRLAPGIDPEQHPRDLSEGQRLALAVSIVLTARPPVLLLDEPTRGLDYPAKHALAGLLRDLAREPGHERAVLVATHDVEFVAQVADDLVVLAEGEVVSAGPVARGVAESPSFAPQVTKVLGPGWLSVDDVAAAL
- a CDS encoding energy-coupling factor transporter transmembrane component T translates to MRLSRDLHPVAWWTWAVGLAVASSCTTNPLLLLGLLATMTLVVLTCRSDQPWARSFRLYVWLGAITLVVRIVFRIVLGGDVPGHVLFTLPSIPLPDWAAGISLLGPFTREELLAATYEGLRLATLLIAVGSANALANPKRLMKSLPPALYEIGTAMTVAISVVPQLADSARRVRAAQQLRGGPEGRFRRIRGVRRLLVPILEDSFDRSLALAAGMDARGYGRTGDLTPGQRRATGALILAGLVGVCVGVYAFLDSSAPRVLAVPMLALGMLVALGGFVLAGRRVGRTRYRPDRWRLPEVLVAASGIAAGAGMWAVQRWDPQVAHPGVLTAPGLSLLAVAAALVAVVPVWAAPLPLTVARREAVPVG